The segment GAGCCCCACAATTGGCTAATTTTGCCTCCAAATGTTCAAAGCCCAAAAGTTCAAAATCGCAATCGCGCTGCTCTCTACAATCACACCATCATCCCCCATTGCTTAAGAGCACAAACACGCCTTCAGTTTTCCGGTAAAATTCCCCGAAGAGCCCAAAAGAAAAGGCATCCTCCCCAAAAGACACAAAGGGGAAGGCACGAAAGGTAAGATACGAAGGGGGCTAAAGCTGTAATGCGTTTTATGAGAGCCCCACAATTTTCTCATTTTCCTCCAAATGTTCAAAGCCCAAAATGTTCAAAATCGCAATCGCGCTGCTCTCCACAATCACACCCTCATCCTCCATTGCTTGAGAGCACAAACACACCTTCAGTTTTCCGGTAAAACTCCCCGAAGATCTCAAAGGAAAAGGCATCCCCCCCAAAAGACACAAAGGGGAAGGCACAAAAGGTAAGATACGAAGGGGGCTAAAGCTGTAACGCGTTTTATGAGAGCCCCACAATTTTCTCATTTTCCTCCAAATATTCAAAGCCCAAAAGTTCAAAACCGCAATCGCGCTGCTCTCCACAATCACACCCTCATCGCCCATTGCTTGAGAGCACAAACACGCCTTCAGTTTTCCGGTAAAACTCCCCGAAGATCCCAAAGGACAAGGCATCCTCCCCAAAAGACACAAAGGGGAAGGCACAAAAGGTAAGATACGAAGGGGGCTAAAGCTGTAACGCGTTTTATGAGAGCCCCACAATTTTCTCATTTTCCTCCAAATGTTCAAAGCCCAAAATGTTCAAAATCGCAATCGCGCTGCTCTCCACAATCACACCATCATCGCCCATTGCTTGAGAGCACAAACACGCCTTCAGTTTTCCGGTAAAGTTCCCCAAAGTTCTCAAAGGAAAAGGCATCCCCCCTAAAAGACACAAAGGGGAAGGCACGAAAGGGAAAACATGAAGGGAGCTAAGCTGTAACGCGTTTTATGAGAGCCCCACAATTGGCTAATTTTGCCTCCAAATGTTCAAAACCGCGATCGAGATGATAGACGCGGTTGACAATGGTTTCACCCTTTGCGGCCAGAGCAGCAATCACAAGGGAGACAGAGGCGCGCAAATCGGTTGCCATCACGGGTGCGCCTTGCAATTGCTCTGTTCCATAGACAGTTGCTGTTTGCCCATCAAGTTTGATCTGAGCACCCAAACGGGAAAGTTCTTGCACATGCATAAAGCGATTTTCGAAAATTGTTTCGGTAATGTGAGAAATTCCCTGTGCCCTTGTCATCAACGCCATGAATTGGGCTTGGAGATCGGTTGGAAAATCGGGATAAGGTCCCGTTTTGATATCGACGGGCATTATTTTTGTTTGCCGTGGATTTCGTTTCACATGAATTCCCTGAGGTTCTATTTGAATATCGAGTCCTGTTTTTTGCAAGACTTTAAGCACTTGGGTAAGATGGTTAGGGTTTGCATTTTTGAGAAACACATCCCCACCCGTCATAGCCACGGCCATAGCATAGGTTCCAGCTTCAATACGATCAGGAATGACACGCACTCTCGCGCCATGGAGTTTTTTCACGCCCTCGATTGTGAGTGTTTTCGTTCCTTCCCCGACGATTTTTGCCCCCATAGCATTGAGTGTCCGAATAAGATTAGCCACTTCTGGTTCACACGCCGCATTATCGAGCACGGTTGTCCCCTTAGCCATCGCAGCAGCCATCAGCATCACATGTGTCCCCCCGACAGTCACTTTAGGGAAATGGTAATGTGCACCTTTTAATCCCCTTGGCGCTTTAGCATGGGCATATCCATTTTCGATAGCAATATGGGCACCTAAAGTTTTGAGTCCCTCAAGAATAAAGTCGACGGGTCTTGTTCCGATAGCGCATCCTCCAGGCAGGGAGACATAGGCTTCTCGACATCGAGCGAGCAGGGGTCCAATGACCCAAAAGCTTGCGCGCATTTTTTTCACCAGTTCGTATGGCGCACGTGTTGTGGCTATTTTTTGCGCGGTAAAATGGATTGTTCGAGCATCCATACAATCGTTGTGACATTCCTGTCCATCAACAGCATATCCGACACCATGATTATTAAGAATACGAATAAGCAATTCAACATCAACAAGATGGGGAATATTTTCTAAAGTAAGCGTTTCCTCACTCAGCAAAGACGCAATCATGAGGGGCAAGGCAGCATTTTTTGCTCCTGAAATAGGAATTGTTCCCTTCAGTTTTTCCCCACCAACAATTTGAATAGAATCCATTGGTATTTTCCCTTTTTCCCTTTGTGTTTCCCCTTCCAAAGGTTTTACCCCCGAGAAGTTATTTTTGTTATAATTTAGACTGGCATCGACAGCTTTAGGATGAATCCTAAATTCTAGAACGACTCCCTAAACTCTAGAACGAATCATTGTGGAATTTGGTTGCGCATGAGCCATAGAGGAGATTTTTTAATTTTCTGTTTGTGCTCTTTTTCGACTCTGCTCTTTACGGCGTTTCAAGTTTTGACGCAATTGTTGCGCCAGTCTTTCTTGTCGCCGTTTTTCTTTTTCATCTTTATGGTTAAATTTTTGTTGTTCTTGTGTCATGATCATTACGCAACCTTTTATGAGCTTTTTTTAAACAACTCACGGCATTTTTATAAGAGATTTTTTTTATAAGAAATCTGTGTCATGACACAAAAGGGATATTCTTTCAAGAATGCAGAAATGTTCTCTTGCCTATTTTATAACAATATGGCACAAGACAGCGATTACAAAGGGCTGCGGTAGCTCAGTGGTAGAGCACTCCCTTGGTAAGGGAGAGGTCGAGAGTTCAATCCTCTCTCGCAGCACCATTCTAGGCACTCTTTTATTTACCCTGTTATCTTCATCATATTCTTATTTCACAACACGCCACGCAATGATATGCCCTAAAGGTATTTTCTAGCAGCGTCCTCTTTTTGAATCTTTTAACGATATCATCAGAGCTTTTCCGACAGCTCTCTCCTCCCGCCTCTCACCCGCGCACATCCCCCCTCACACAGGCATGCCCCATACAGTTTTCCCTCTTGAGCATCCTTCAACACCCTCCCCTCCTGTCAAACGCCCCCCATATAGTTCGCCCGACGCTCTCTCACAGGTGCGGCACCCCATCCTCATGCCAACACCTACACGAGCCCCAAAGTCCCTGCGTATCCGTCCCTCTTCCCATCGCGCAAACACCACGCGCCCTTTTCTCCAACAACTACGGACATTTTAAAGCACCCTCTCATCCCACGAACATGCCTATCTCAAGCCCCTCAACGCTTCGTCCCAACGCTTCACCTCAACGCACCTCTCCACCCTCTCTCACTCACCCGTGCATGGCATCCCTACACACATGCGGACACCGTGTGCACATCATAAACCTCCCAACACCTCCACCCATGCCTCACCGCATATCCCTTCACTTCACATGTGCCCCTCCATGCTGCTTTCTCTCTTGAGCATACTCCAACATCTTCTCCTCCTCCCAAATGCCCCATATGCCTCACCCACGCCCCGAAGCCCTCGCATATCCGTCCCCGCCTCCCCATCACGCAAACACCACGCGCCCTTTTCTCCAACAACTACGGACATTTCAAGCATCCTCCCACCCCATAAACACACATATCTCAGCCCCGCAAAGCTTCACCCCAACGCACCTCTCCCCCTCTCTCACTCACGCGCGCATGGCATCCTTTTCACACAGGTATCCCCTATACAGTTTTCTCTCTTGAGCATACTCCAACACCTTCTCCTCCTCTCAAATGCCCCCCATATAGTTCGCCCGACGCTCTCTCACACATT is part of the Bartonella machadoae genome and harbors:
- the murA gene encoding UDP-N-acetylglucosamine 1-carboxyvinyltransferase, with amino-acid sequence MDSIQIVGGEKLKGTIPISGAKNAALPLMIASLLSEETLTLENIPHLVDVELLIRILNNHGVGYAVDGQECHNDCMDARTIHFTAQKIATTRAPYELVKKMRASFWVIGPLLARCREAYVSLPGGCAIGTRPVDFILEGLKTLGAHIAIENGYAHAKAPRGLKGAHYHFPKVTVGGTHVMLMAAAMAKGTTVLDNAACEPEVANLIRTLNAMGAKIVGEGTKTLTIEGVKKLHGARVRVIPDRIEAGTYAMAVAMTGGDVFLKNANPNHLTQVLKVLQKTGLDIQIEPQGIHVKRNPRQTKIMPVDIKTGPYPDFPTDLQAQFMALMTRAQGISHITETIFENRFMHVQELSRLGAQIKLDGQTATVYGTEQLQGAPVMATDLRASVSLVIAALAAKGETIVNRVYHLDRGFEHLEAKLANCGALIKRVTA